Below is a genomic region from Fischerella sp. PCC 9605.
TTGGGAGAGTCAATAGCAATCAGGGTATCCTGGAAGAAAGCGATGCCACCTAAAATGGCAGCGCCAATTGGTCGAATCGTCTTTTGCCCAAACATCTGGCTAGCTAGAAAACTGGGAAGAGCAAAACTCATATTAAACTAATGTATCCAAAGATTTAGCACGCCTGGAATCTATTTTGGTATGTTGGGTGCGATTTCACTCCCTACTTTTATTACTCACAACTATCAAAGTTATGTGCTATAAATTGCTTTTCTTTAAGCAATAACACATAGATAGCGTCGTAGAAAAAATGGGGACATGTCAGGAATCACACTTAAATTTATACCGTTTGATAATATCCCTAATGTAACTTTAGTTGATGGTTTTTCCAGCTATCACTAAATTATGATCGAATTTTGTAACCATTTCCTGTGACCTACACGATGTCTGCTCATTCTCTGCCTGATTCAACTACCGTTTGGCATAGTTTAGAAGTTGATAAAGCAATAGAACTGCTCTCTGCAAATGCGGACACTGGCTTATCATCTGAAGAAGTACAACAGCGGTTGCAAAAATACGGCCCCAACGAACTAGAAGAAACTGGTGGTCGCAGTGCCTGGGAAATTTTGGTGGATCAGTTCAAGAACATCATGTTGTTGATGCTGATCGCTGTGGCTATAATTTCCGGGGTTTTAGACCTACTAGCTTGGCAAGGGGGCCAACTGAAACCGGGTGAGGTACCATTCAAAGATACGATCGCCATTTTAGCGATTGTCGTTCTCAATGGTATCCTTGGCTATGTTCAAGAAAGCCGTGCCGAAAAAGCCCTGGCAGCACTGAAAAAACTCGCCTCTCCCAATGTCCGGGTGATTCGTGGCGGCAAACCAATGGAGGTAGCAGCCAAGGATATTGTCCCGGGAGATGTGATGCTGTTGGAAGCAGGGGTGCAAGTGTCAGCAGACGGGCGTTTGCTGGAAGCATCCAACTTGCAAGTGCGGGAGTCAGCACTCACAGGTGAAGCCGAAGCGGTTAGCAAACAGGCAGAAACTACATTGCCTGAAGAGACAAGTTTAGGCGATCGCGTCAATTTAGTATTCCAAGGTACAGAAGTTGTCCAAGGACGAGGCAAAGTTCTGGTAACAAACACCGGCATGCAAACAGAACTAGGCAAAATTGCTGCCTTGTTACAGGGTGTGGAAAGTGAACCCACCCCTTTGCAGCAGCGGATGACGCAGCTTGGCAACGTTTTGGTGACGGGTTCTTTAGTTTTGGTAGTCATCGTTGTTGTTGTTGGTCTACTGCGTGGCGGAAACTTACAAGAACTGTTGGAAGTGTCGCTGAGTATGGCGGTGGCTGTAGTGCCAGAAGGTTTACCTGCTGTGATTACCGTTACCTTGGCATTGGGAACCCAAAGGATGGTACGCCGCCATGCCTTGATTCGCAAACTGCCAGCAGTGGAAACTTTGGGGTCTGTCACCACTATCTGTTCCGATAAAACCGGTACTCTGACTCAAAACAAGATGGTGGTGCAATCTGTGTATACGAATGGTTTCATCCCCAATGGGAATTTAGACCCCCAGGATGGCAACACCGTAAACCAATCTCCAAACACTGCTAATAGAGAATTCCGCGTTACAGGAGAAGGTTACGCCCCCACAGGCGATTTTCAACTGCAAGAAAATAAAGTTGAAGTACAAGATTATCCAGAACTCCAAGCCTTGTTAGTCGCCTGTGCGGTTTGCAATGATTCGGTTTTGCAACAGCAACAAGGACAATGGACGATTTTAGGAGATCCGACAGAGGGGGCATTGGTTACGCTGGCAGCAAAAGGAGGTATTGAAAAAGACCAGTGGGACAGTAAATTACCCCGGGTAGGAGAATTCCCGTTTTCCTCGGAACGTAAGCGGATGAGTGTGATTTGCAAGGTTGAGCAAGTAGAAACAGGTGTCTCGCCTTTAACAGATGTCGATCCCACGATCACTCATCTTGTGAACTCTGAAGGTTACTTGATGTTCACCAAAGGCTCACCAGAATTAATTTTGGCCCGTTGCACTCAAATATATGTAGGTAACGCTGCGGCTCCCTTGACCCAAGAACAACGGGATGACATCCTGGCAGAAAATGACCGCATGGCTTCTAATGGTTTGCGGGTACTGGGTTTTGCCTATAAACCTCTCCGAGAAGTCCCACCAGAAGGCTCAGATGAGACATACGAGCAAGAATTAGTCTGGCTAGGCTTAGTAGGAATGCTGGATGCCCCACGCCCAGAAGTCAGGGCGGCGGTGCAAGAGTGCCGAGAAGCAGGCATTCGACCAATTATGATTACTGGCGACCACCAGTTAACAGCACGAGCGATCGCCACCGATTTGGGTATTGCCCAACCAGGCGATCGCGTTCTCACTGGTCAAGAATTGCAGCGGATGAGTGACCAAGACCTAGAGCAAAACGTTGACTTGGTAAGCATTTATGCTCGGGTTGCTCCAGAACACAAATTGCGAATCGTGCAAGCTTTGCAACGCCGGGGCAGATTTGTGGCAATGACGGGTGATGGTGTTAACGATGCCCCTGCCCTCAAACAAGCTGATATCGGTATTGCGATGGGCATCACTGGCACTGACGTGAGCAAAGAAGCCAGCGACATGGTGCTGTTGGATGACAACTTCGCGACTATTGTCGCCGCGACCGAAGAAGGTAGGGTTGTATATACCAACATCCGCCGCTTTATCAAATACATTCTTGGTAGTAATATTGGCGAAGTACTCACTTTGGCCGCCGCACCAATCTTGCTACCTACAGGAGGAGGCGTTCCTCTCACACCTCTGCAAATTCTCTGGATGAACCTCGTTACAGACGGTTTACCAGCCTTGGCATTAGCCGTGGAACCCCCCGAACCGGACGTGATGAAACGTCCGCCCTTTAGTCCCCGTGAAAGTATTTTTGCTAGGGGTCTGGGAGCTTACATGATTCGGATCGGGATTATTTTCGCTATCATTACCATTATTCTCATGGAGTGGGCGTACTATCACGCCACTACAGTTAACAATGGGCTAAGTCCAGAGCGATGGAAGACAATGGTATTTACTTCCCTGTGTCTTGCCCAAATGGGTCATGCCATAGCAATTCGCTCTAACAATAGGCTGACGATAGAGATGAATCCTTTTTCCAATCCCTACGTACTGGGGGCTGTAATTGTAACCACGATTTTGCAGCTGATGTTGGTTTACGTTCCTCCTCTGCGAGCTTTCTTTGGCACTCATTTGATTAGCTTGCAGGAATTAGGAATTTGCCTTGGCTTTAGTGCCTTAATGTTTGTGTGGATTGAAATGGAGAAGATTTTCTTCCGCTTGAAGGGCAAAAAGACCGTGTGATGGGCATGGGGCAATGGGCATGGGGTATCGGAAAAACAAGAGGGGGAAGGGGAAAAGGGGAGCCAGCGCGTTGCGGAGGTTCCACGCCACGTGCTTTATGCCGGGAAACCCGTCCACCACAGTGGCTCCTCCGTTGTAGCGACTG
It encodes:
- a CDS encoding cation-translocating P-type ATPase codes for the protein MSAHSLPDSTTVWHSLEVDKAIELLSANADTGLSSEEVQQRLQKYGPNELEETGGRSAWEILVDQFKNIMLLMLIAVAIISGVLDLLAWQGGQLKPGEVPFKDTIAILAIVVLNGILGYVQESRAEKALAALKKLASPNVRVIRGGKPMEVAAKDIVPGDVMLLEAGVQVSADGRLLEASNLQVRESALTGEAEAVSKQAETTLPEETSLGDRVNLVFQGTEVVQGRGKVLVTNTGMQTELGKIAALLQGVESEPTPLQQRMTQLGNVLVTGSLVLVVIVVVVGLLRGGNLQELLEVSLSMAVAVVPEGLPAVITVTLALGTQRMVRRHALIRKLPAVETLGSVTTICSDKTGTLTQNKMVVQSVYTNGFIPNGNLDPQDGNTVNQSPNTANREFRVTGEGYAPTGDFQLQENKVEVQDYPELQALLVACAVCNDSVLQQQQGQWTILGDPTEGALVTLAAKGGIEKDQWDSKLPRVGEFPFSSERKRMSVICKVEQVETGVSPLTDVDPTITHLVNSEGYLMFTKGSPELILARCTQIYVGNAAAPLTQEQRDDILAENDRMASNGLRVLGFAYKPLREVPPEGSDETYEQELVWLGLVGMLDAPRPEVRAAVQECREAGIRPIMITGDHQLTARAIATDLGIAQPGDRVLTGQELQRMSDQDLEQNVDLVSIYARVAPEHKLRIVQALQRRGRFVAMTGDGVNDAPALKQADIGIAMGITGTDVSKEASDMVLLDDNFATIVAATEEGRVVYTNIRRFIKYILGSNIGEVLTLAAAPILLPTGGGVPLTPLQILWMNLVTDGLPALALAVEPPEPDVMKRPPFSPRESIFARGLGAYMIRIGIIFAIITIILMEWAYYHATTVNNGLSPERWKTMVFTSLCLAQMGHAIAIRSNNRLTIEMNPFSNPYVLGAVIVTTILQLMLVYVPPLRAFFGTHLISLQELGICLGFSALMFVWIEMEKIFFRLKGKKTV